In Diadema setosum chromosome 19, eeDiaSeto1, whole genome shotgun sequence, a genomic segment contains:
- the LOC140243046 gene encoding uncharacterized protein, whose product MLCRLHLAALHHNPNSDRQQATTGEGERHFIIIKPKYKPGSATAKPIKEPPTYSYAEELLTEVSEYDSEASPHARQPSPPPLSSEHTYPSKEDVIQQHQTQLSSAHE is encoded by the exons ATGCTTTGCAG GCTTCACCTTGCAGCATTGCATCACAACCCTAACAGTGACCGGCAACAAGCCACCACAGGTGAAGGAGAGCgtcatttcatcatcatcaagcccAAATACAAGCCTGGATCAGCGACTGCGAAGCCCATCAAAGAACCTCCCACCTACT CATATGCTGAGGAACTCCTGACTGAAGTTTCAGAGTATGACAGTGAGGCATCTCCACATGCAAGACAGCCATCACCACCTCCACTGTCCAGTGAACACACTTACCCATCAAAAGAAGATGTCATTCAACAGCATCAGACCCAACTCAGTTCAGCCCATGAATGA
- the LOC140242625 gene encoding coiled-coil domain-containing protein 83-like, with the protein MGKKGKKGKKSGKKSGKKSGKKKEKEPQMTIREAILAYQINVKENAIEEFMYEIKGLEEKGQRNKERNERLKEEQLYHIKTLLKQAKERDQELEQVSVINKEQVEAALKEKWRACKEEENNIEDLKLKIAETIKLYEEEQVEVTKWTEYKEKGSGEHAKHIKLLEEELVDMQTSFEEMKAHLERTLNVAKDEIKKSTTERLDEQKYIASEKAMKTLDKFSAQEVIDNDWLKRELEIHKMETEQLQGEVESLERENLTIMSELFDCRIEDLKISRKFYLTQFEDQEDLDDGGILEFDLANAAFRRDSDVPMPLTSQGPRKQRPTSATQRAVERKVFSLQPVETEQRAPPSNESQTESADGEEVYAHDSGSDGEDEEEEDEGIGEYLGGLDNFLNFDDEDFDEYLKLGPLELKLLSIEGHAIPIHAPKKLTDKEAQAKLSAPDVWPVTREMLRSVTTPTQEM; encoded by the exons ATGGGGAAGAAggggaagaaaggaaagaagagcGGGAAGAAAAGTGGGAAGAAGAGCggaaagaagaaggagaaggagccTCAGATGACGATAAGAGAAGCAATCTTGGCCTATCA GATAAATGTGAAAGAGAACGCAATTGAAGAATTCATGTATGAGATCAAGGGACTGGAAGAAAAAGGTCAACGGAACAAAGAGAGG AACGAGAGGTTGAAAGAGGAACAGCTCTATCACATCAAGACCCTGCTGAAACAGGCCAAGGAGAGGGACCAGGAGCTGGAGCAAGTGTCTGTCATCAACAAGGAACAGGTTGAGGCGGCATTGAAGGAAAAATGGCGGGCATGCAAGGAGGAAGAGAACAATATTGAGG acctgaagcTAAAAATTGCTGAGACCATCAAACTGTACGAGGAGGAGCAAGTGGAAGTGACCAAGTGGACAGAATACAAGGAGAAAGGCAGTGGGGAGCACGCCAAGCACATCAAGCTGCTGGAAGAAGAGCTGGTTGATATGCAGACCAGCTTTGAAGAGATGAAAG CTCACCTGGAGAGGACGTTGAATGTAGCCAAAGATGAGATCAAGAAGTCTACAACGGAGAGACTTGATGAGCAGAAGTACATTGCCTCAGAG AAAGCAATGAAGACTCTGGACAAGTTCAGCGCTCAGGAGGTGATCGATAATGACTGGCTGAAGAGAGAG CTGGAGATTCACAAGATGGAGACGGAGCAGCTCCAGGGGGAGGTGGAATCCCTAGAGAGGGAGAACCTCACCATCATGAGTGAGCTCTTCGACTGCCGCATCGAGGATCTCAAGATATCTAG GAAGTTCTATCTGACACAGTTTGAGGACCAGGAAGACCTGGATGATGGCGGGATCTTGGAGTTTGACTTGGCCAACGCCGCCTTTCGTAGAGACAGCGACGTTCCAATGCCGTTGACATCCCAAG GTCCCAGGAAGCAACGACCGACTAGCGCCACCCAGAGGGCAGTGGAGCGGAAAGTCTTCTCCCTCCAGCCCGTCGAGACGGAGCAGAGGGCTCCCCCAAGCAACGAGTCGCAGACGGAATCGGCAGACGGGGAGGAGGTCTATGCCCATGACAGCGGTAGTGATGGggaggatgaggaagaggaggatgaaGGGATTGGAGAGTACTTGGGTGGGCTCGACAATTTCCTCAACTTTGATGACGAGGACTTTGAT GAATACCTTAAACTTGGACCCCTGGAACTAAAGCTCTTGAGCATCGAGGGCCACGCCATCCCAATCCATGCCCCCAAGAAGCTCACCGACAAGGAGGCGCAAGCCAAGCTCTCGGCGCCAGACGTCTGGCCCGTTACCAGGGAGATGCTGAGATCGgttaccacacccacacaggaAATGTGA